In Bacillota bacterium, a single window of DNA contains:
- a CDS encoding GTPase domain-containing protein, translated as MKTYLIVGQTNVGKTAFALTFAETLGLDKVEVTFAYPDGFSTKQSYSLAQARQELIGPAPHKTRCLQSMSLQIPQGKGRRVIKLVDSTGLMEGIHREAEIRRSLVQTLQEMQKTDYLLHVIDAAAIGKAPDDRAVFTELERQIAAFSQNRGTYLLIANKMDAESARAGLLRIKLHLPNHKVLPVSAQSKAGFREVRNVIARLP; from the coding sequence ATGAAGACTTACCTCATTGTCGGACAAACTAATGTGGGCAAGACTGCTTTTGCCCTTACTTTTGCGGAGACACTAGGGCTAGACAAAGTAGAAGTGACCTTCGCCTACCCAGACGGGTTCTCCACAAAACAGAGCTACAGTCTGGCTCAGGCTCGTCAAGAGCTTATTGGCCCAGCACCTCACAAGACTCGCTGCCTCCAGAGTATGTCCCTGCAAATCCCGCAAGGGAAGGGACGGCGCGTGATAAAATTAGTTGACAGCACAGGCCTTATGGAAGGAATCCACAGAGAAGCAGAAATACGCCGCTCCTTGGTGCAGACCCTGCAAGAAATGCAAAAAACGGACTATCTACTGCATGTCATAGACGCGGCAGCTATAGGCAAGGCCCCAGACGATAGGGCGGTTTTCACCGAACTCGAGAGACAGATCGCGGCCTTCTCGCAAAACAGGGGTACATATCTCCTTATTGCCAATAAAATGGATGCGGAAAGTGCACGAGCAGGGCTTTTGCGTATCAAGCTGCATCTGCCAAACCACAAGGTGCTCCCTGTGTCAGCGCAAAGCAAGGCGGGGTTTAGGGAGGTGCGCAATGTTATCGCCCGTTTGCCATGA
- the hflX gene encoding GTPase HflX, which translates to MHIVEKSIQERAVIFVTARSHSGQVEGLLEELVALADTAGVEVVGRITQIREKPDTATYFGRGKVEELKNLCLALDCNVAICDDELSPAQLRNLEKALELKVVDRTQLILDIFAQRAKTAEGKLQVEAAMLAYNLPRLKGKGIEMSNLGASAGGLRTRGPGETKLEYDRRRIKTRMADLRREIDDLAKHRRLQRSDRAVRGVPTVALVGYTNAGKSSLLNALTAGGAVAESKLFATLDPTARELVLPNNSKVMLVDTVGFVRKLPHQLVTAFRATLEEVRYADVLVHVVDASHPEAEEQARTVETVLGELDSLEKPTIIALNKMDKLTHAPLITARGTCVPVSAAEKTNLAALIAAITEALVDQPQRYTFQIPFERGDLLTLLHEQGTVHSVSYTEAGTEIVVDVVPKYGNKIRGELKRT; encoded by the coding sequence ATGCACATAGTTGAAAAAAGCATTCAGGAGCGAGCTGTCATCTTCGTGACTGCGCGCTCCCATTCGGGCCAAGTCGAGGGCTTGCTCGAGGAACTTGTCGCCCTAGCGGATACCGCGGGAGTCGAGGTTGTGGGGAGAATTACGCAAATAAGAGAGAAGCCCGATACTGCGACTTACTTCGGGCGGGGGAAGGTGGAAGAGCTTAAGAATCTATGTCTGGCGCTAGACTGCAATGTCGCTATTTGCGACGACGAGTTATCGCCAGCCCAGCTTAGAAATTTAGAAAAAGCGCTAGAACTTAAGGTGGTTGACCGGACACAGCTAATTCTAGACATCTTCGCGCAAAGAGCCAAGACCGCCGAGGGCAAGTTGCAGGTGGAGGCGGCCATGCTCGCCTACAATTTACCGCGCCTTAAAGGCAAGGGCATTGAAATGTCTAATTTAGGTGCCTCTGCCGGCGGTCTCAGGACGCGGGGGCCAGGGGAGACCAAGCTAGAATACGATCGCCGCCGCATCAAGACGCGCATGGCGGACTTGCGACGAGAAATAGATGATCTGGCTAAACACCGACGGCTGCAAAGAAGTGATAGGGCCGTGCGTGGTGTGCCAACGGTGGCTTTAGTAGGCTACACTAATGCTGGTAAGAGCAGTCTGTTGAACGCTCTGACTGCAGGTGGAGCAGTTGCCGAGAGCAAGCTGTTCGCGACCCTTGACCCCACCGCCAGGGAGCTAGTATTGCCAAATAACAGCAAGGTGATGCTAGTAGATACCGTAGGTTTTGTGCGCAAGCTACCGCACCAACTAGTTACAGCCTTTAGAGCTACTCTCGAGGAAGTAAGGTACGCTGATGTGCTAGTGCATGTTGTCGATGCCTCACACCCCGAGGCAGAAGAACAGGCACGGACGGTAGAGACTGTACTAGGAGAACTCGACTCTTTGGAGAAACCCACGATTATAGCCCTTAACAAGATGGACAAGCTCACACATGCACCGCTAATTACGGCGCGAGGCACATGTGTACCTGTTTCTGCGGCCGAGAAGACGAATCTTGCCGCCCTCATCGCCGCCATTACCGAGGCGCTAGTTGATCAACCGCAGCGCTATACCTTCCAGATTCCATTTGAGCGGGGCGACCTACTGACCCTTCTCCATGAGCAGGGTACGGTGCACTCGGTCAGTTATACCGAAGCTGGCACCGAAATAGTCGTCGACGTCGTGCCGAAGTATGGCAATAAAATTAGGGGAGAACTCAAGAGGACATGA